The Staphylococcus haemolyticus region GAAAGATTGTTACTAAGCCTTTATACTTTACGTTTTTATTATTTTAATTTTTTCAAGATTTGATTTAATTCATCAATTTGTTTGATTGTTGTTGAAGTTGAACCAGCGCTAAAGTACCATAGTTTAGGATCTAATTCGTATACATTACCATTTTTAACTGCATTTACATCTTTAATTACATCATTAGATAACGTTTGTTTTGCACTTGATTTGCCACTTACAACTTGTCCTCTATCCATTGCTAAGATAATATCAGGATTTTTACTTGTAATATACTCATTATTAATATTTTGGCCATGTGGACTTGCTTTGACATGCTCATCTGTAGGTTTAAATCCTAATGTATCGTAGATTAAATCTCCAAATCTACCTCCTGGTCCAAATGTAGATAATTCGCCTTCGTTAACTAAAAGATACATTGTTTTCTTATCTAATTTTTCAACTTTCGCTTTTGTATCCGCTATTTTTTTATCCAACTCTTCAATTAATGATTTAGCTTTATCTTCTTTACCATAAATTTTTCCTAATTTAGTTGTTACAGATTTCATATCATTTATATAGTTTTTCTCACTGGCACCAACATAAACGATTTTAGCGTCTGGTGCAGCTTTTTTAAGTTCATCTATATTCTTCACTGTTGCTGTTCTTCCAGAAATATAAATGACCTCTGGTTTAGCTTTAGCTATTTTATCAAAATTAATTTGGATTAAATTACCAGTATTGATGTATTTATCATCTTTGAATTCTGAAAGAAATTCAGGTAACGCAGCATTTTTTTCACCTTTAGGTAATCCAATAATGCGGTCTTGAACGCCAAACACTTTTAATACATCGACGGCACCATAATCAAAGACAATTGCACGTTTTGGATTCTTGGGCACATCAACAGTTTCTTTAATTTTTTTGGCATCACTTTTATCTTTTTTCTCGCCTCTTGTCTTATAATTATTTTCAATTTGAACGATGTCTTTATTGTCAATCTTCTTCGAAGTATCATTGTTACTGTCAGAGCTTTTACCACACGCTGTTAAGACTAAAGCAAGACTTAATATTAAAAACAAAATTATTTTCTTCATCGTTGCAACATCCTCTTGTTGTATTATTAAGTGATAACGATTATCAATATCACTTAAAATTATATTACTTTCTTATAAAATAATTTTCAACACTAATTTCCTCCAAAAAAATATCGCCCTATTCAGGGCGATATTGAAAACTTATACTATCAATTTATTTATCGACTACTTCTTCTAATTCATCAATTTGTTTCATAGTTGTTGTAGTTGAACCAGAAGCAAAGTACCATAATTTAGGATCTAATTGATATACTTTATCATTTTTAACTGCTTTAACGTCTTTAATAACATTATTACTTAACACTTTTTTAGCAGTTGATTCTCCGCCTACAACTTCACCACGGTCCATTGCTAAAATAACATCTGGATTATGCTTGCTAATATATTCATTATTTACGTTTTGGCCATGTGGACTATTGCTAACATTTTCATCTGCTGGTTTAAAGCCTAATATATCAAATACTAAGCCACCAAAACGACCTTTAGGACCAAATGTTGATAATTCACCTTCATTTACTAATAAATACATTACAGTTTTATTGAACTTCTTAGTTTCATCTTTCATTTCAGATATTTTTTCATCTAAGTCTTCATTAATGTCTTTGGCTTTATCTTCTTTGTCGTAAATTTTACCTAAGTTTTCAGTGTTTTTCTTCATGTCTTTAACTAAGTTTTTCTCATCCGCACCTACGTAAACGATTTTAGCGTCTGGTGCAGCTTTTTTGAATTCATCTAAATTCTTCTGATTTGCTGTTCTACCTGAGATAAATATAACTTCTGGTTTAGCAGCAGCTACTTTGTCGAAATTAACTTCTTTAAGATTTCCAGTGTTAACATATTTATCATCTTTGAATTCTTTTAAGAAATCAGGTAATGATTCGTTGTTTTCACCTTTTGGTAAACCTTTAACTTTATCAGCCACACCTAATTCTTTAAGTACATCTAAAGCACCATAATCTAAGACTACTGCATTTTTAGGGTTTTTAGGAACTTCAACAGTATTGCTTACTTTCTTAGCGTCACTACCATCTCGTTCTTTACCTGAAGCTTCGAAATTATTTTTAATTTTCACAGTTTCTTTTGAATCTTTGCTGTCACTCTTAGAACCTGAATCATTACTACTTGATCCATTACTACAAGCTGATAATACTAATACTAAAGATAATACTAAAAATAAGACTGTTTTTTTCATATGTACGACTCCTCTAAAAATATTTAACCTTTATGCTGCGCATCAATTGGACTTCTCTCTTGTCTACGTCTTTGAATAGCATCACCCCTTTGAAATATAAGGTTAAATTATTTAATTATAAAAGTGAGTCAAAAGTGTCTTCATCGTAATACAAACAAATTCGTTGTCCTCTAATTTCTTCGATATGAACATCCATCTCGTATAATTGTTTTAAAATCTCAGCTTGTATAACGTTATCTTTTGTATCTGCTTTGACAATTTCACCATTTTTCAGTGCAATGATGTCGTCTGAATAGCATGAAGCAAAATTTATATCGTGTAGAACAATGACAATCGTTTTATTTAAGTCTTTGCAGAGGCGGCGTAACGTCTGCATGATCTGTACAGAATGTTTCATATCTAGGTTGTTTAACGGTTCATCTAATAATATATAATCTGTATCTTGAGCAATTGTCATTGCAATATAAGCACGTTGTCTTTGACCACCAGATAACGTTTTTATATTTCGATGACGAATGCTCTGGAGTTGCAATAAGTCTAAGGCATATTCAACTTGTTCATAATCTTCTTTCTTCATACGACCTTTTGAATATGGAAATCGACCAAAATTAACTAATTGCTCAACTGTTATATTCATTTCTGTATGATTCGTTTGCTTTAAAATACTTAATTTTTTAGCTAAATCATCATTTTTATAATCTACGACAGCTTTACCTTCAATCTTAATTGTTCCCTTTTCATACTCAAACAGACGACTAACAGCAGACAGTAAAGTACTTTTACCCGCGCCATTAGGTCCTATAAGCGATGTTAATCTACCTTTTTGAATGTCGACGTTAATATTTTTTAAAATTGGCTTATTCTGTATAGCTTTGTCTAAATTTTTAATTTCAATCAATTTGCACTTCTCCTTTTGACAAGTAAGTAAATGAAGTAACTTCCACCGATTAAATCAATGATTAAGCTAAACTCTGTTGTAGCTTCAAATAAGTTCTCAACGACCCATTGCGCCATAAATAAACTAATCCAACTAATTAATATCGTCGCTGGCAATATATATTTATGTTCATATGTCTTCATTAATTCATGGGCTAAATTTACAGTTAACAATCCTAAAAATGTAACAGGACCAACTAAAGCAGTGGAAATAGAAACTAATAGTGCCACTAATATGAGTAGCAAGCGCGTCATTGACTCGTAAGAAACACCTAAATTGATTGCTTGTGCTCTTCCAAGTAGTAGTACATCTAAATATGGACGCATTATCACGGTAATAATAATTAAGACAAGCAATAAACATGTAGATACTAATACCAACCGTGAGTTTGATGCTTCAAAACTCGCAAACATGGCACTTTGAACCGCTAAGAATGACTCAGGATCCATGATTAACTGAATAAAGCTAGTAATGCTTCGGAAGAATGTTCCTAAGATGACTCCTACAAGTAAAATGAAATATACTGAGAAATGTCCTAATTTAAACATGCCTTCAAAAAGCAATAATGAAAATAAGACCATCGCAATTAACGTCACAAAAAAGTTTAAATACACATTTGTAATCACTGCAGCTTGTGTACCAACTAAAAAAACTGGCAACACTTTTACAAATAGATAAACAGAGTCGAGACCCATGATTGATGGTGTTAATAATCGATTCGTCGTAATCGCTTGAAATATAACAACTGATGCCCCTATAGCACCACCAACAATGAGTATGAGTATTAATTTTCTTAATCGACTCTGAAATTGATATTGAAAAATTTCAAAGTCTAAACCTACTAATAAGTAAAATGCTGCCATGCAAATTGTCGCAATAATTAATATGATGATTTTCTTGTTAGAACTAATTTGCATAATGCTTTCTACCTTTCATTAGTAAGATTAGGAATATCACTGTCCCAAATACACCTATCGTTAATCCTATATTAATCTCATAAGGATAAACGATTAATCTACCGATGATATCAGCGAATAATACAAATATTGACCCTAACATCAACGTATGTGGAAGTGCATTTTTCAAATGGTCGCCTCTATACATTGAAATAATATTAGGTACAATGAGACCTAAAAATGGCAAAGTACCTACAGTAACAACAACTAAAGCCGTCAATGCTGCTGTAATAAATAATGCAATGTTTATAATTTTTTCATAACTTACTCCCAAATTATGACTAAAGTCTTTCCCCATACCAGCAATCGTAAAATGATTCGCAAAAATAAAAGCGATAATGAGTAATGGAACTACAAGATAAAGCACTTCATAACGTCCGCTTGTGATAATTGCAAAGTTACCATTCATCCAGTTGCCAATACTTTGCAATGCATTGGTTCTTAACGCAATAAAAGTAGTAAAGCTAGATACAATACCACCGATCATAATTCCTAATAATGGTACGAAGATAACTTCTTTAACACGAATCAAATTAATTAACTTCACAAATAAATATGTCCCTGCTAAACTCAATCCTACTGAAAATAGCAACTTGATTAGGATGTGACCTTTCGGAAAAAAGATAAGCGAAATCAAAATACCTAACTTGGCCCACTCCATTGTTCCTGCCGTAGTCGGACTTACAAATTTATTTTGCATCATCTGTTGCATAATTAATCCTGCTAACGCGAGTGAACTACCTGAAAGTAGGATACTAACCGTCCGTGGAATACGACTTGAGAACAAAATATTTTGTTGCTCTTCACTTAAGTGGAAAATATCTGAAAGAGAGAGCTGACTCACTCCAACAAATAAGGAGACTATAGTTAAACAAACTAATAAAATAAGTAAAACATAACCCTTAAATAAAAACTTCACTAATAATTCTCCTCATCTTGCTATACGTATTGAAATGATAATCGTTACCAACGATAATGATTATCATTGTCGTCAATATTAATATTAAAGATTACAGACGTGGATTTCAATAGTATTTTTATACATAAGTAAATATTTATTTTTGTCCAAATACGATGTACTCTTTTTAATACAAAAATAAGCCACTAAAATCGTAGTTGTTATCAACAACACTGAATCTAGTGGCTTATTAATGTTAATCTTTAATAATTAATTATCAAAAATGAAATCTTCGTCTTGTAAGGCTTCTACATTTAATGCCAATGTGTATCCGTCACCTTTAACTGAGAAGAAATCATGGTTTTTAGTTGTAGTATCTAATGCATTTTCAATGATAGGATTAAATTCTTTTTCTTCAAAGTATGGTTCAAAGCCTAAGTTAGATAATGCTTTGTTTCCATTGTATTGTACATAGTTCAATACATCTTCACTTAAGCCGATATCATCGTATAACATATGTGTATAAGATACTTCATTAGCGTATAAATCTTCTAATAATTTATACATCTCTTTATCTGCTTTTTGTTTTTCATTTTCAGATAGTTCGTTACGTAAACTTTGAGCATCTAATCCTGTAAACACACCATGGATCGATTCGTCTAGTAAAATCTTTCTAATGATTTCACCAGAAGTAGTCATTTTACCTTGTCCAGCTAAATATAAAGGATAATAGAAACCAGAGTAGAATAAGAAGGTTTCTAAAAATACACTTGATACCCTTGCAATATATTGATCATATATAGAGGCTTCTTTGCCCCACAATTTGTGATAGTTTTCAATAATTTTATCAGATTTATATTTTAAATGAGGCTCTTCTATTACCCAAGTATCTAGTAAATAGTTTGTTTCACTAGATGGAAGTAAAGTTGTAAATATATGTGAATAACTTTTCGCATGAATTTGTTCCATCATTGCCATAAATGAATACACTGCTTTTTTACGTAAGTCTGTTGTGTGTAACATAATCAACGGCATACCATCATCTGCTTGATGTGTATCCAACCCTGTTAATCCTGCTAACGCACGTTTGAATGTATTCTTCTCGTCTTCAGTTAGTGTCTTCCAACTTGCAATATCTTTTGATACTTTAAATTCTGTTTCTACCCACATTTGAGAAATATTTTGACGCCAAAACATATTCGTCATATCTTCTTGGGTATTCCAATTGACGGCCTTCATTTATAAATCCTCCTTAATTACTAAAAAGCAAATCTCATTCGTTTGGAGGATAAGTTGAGAGTCATTTTTAAGTTTTGACTCTACAACCTTCCTCCTTTTTAAAATTTGTTATCTTAAGTTTCTTAAATTAGATAGCACAGCTTGTACATTCTTCTACACTCAATAATTTATTACGAGTATAATATAGCGATTTAAGCCCTTTATGGTGAGCATAAACATATAATCTTGATAATTCACGTGTTGAAATTTCAGAATTCACATATAAAATTGTTGAAATACCTTGGTCCACGTGTGTTTGAATCGTAGCGATTAAATCTATTAATTTCATTTGGTCAGTATTGAATGCTGATTTATAATACCACATTGTTTCAGGAGACAAGAATGGCATTGGATAAAATGTTTCAGCATTACCATAAGTACGACGTTCAATTTGATCAACAATTGGCATAACTGAACTTGTTGCATTTTGTACATATGAAATACTTTGTGTAGGTGCAATTGCAAGTCTATATGCATGATATAAACCATGTTGTTGAACTTGTTCTTGTAATGCTTTCCAATCTTTAGCAGTTGGAATATCAATATGATCAAATAGTCGTTTCACTTTCTCAAATTTAGGTTCAAATTCTTGAGAAGTATAAAACTCAAAGTATTTACCACTAGCATAATCTGATTGTTCAAAGTCTTGGTATACTTCCCCACGTTCTTTCGCAATTTCCATTGAACGTTCTATTGAATAATAGTTCATCATCATGAAGAAAGTATTTGCAAAGTCTTTAGCTTCCTCTGATTCATATCCTATTTTATTTTTAGCTAAATAGCCGTGTAAGTTCATTACGCCAAGACCGACAGAGTGTAACTCACTGTTAGCTTTTCTCACGCCTGGTGCATTTTGAATATTTGCTTCATCACTAACTACTGTTAATGCATCCATACCTGTGTGAACAGAATCTTTAATTTTACCTGTTTCCATCACATTTACAATGTTTAATGAACCTAAATTACATGATATGTCGCGTTTAATTTCGTCTTCAATACCATAATCATTAATCACTGATGTCTCTTGTAATTGGAAGATTTCTGTACATAAATTACTCATTTTAATTTGACCAATATTTGAATTGGCATGAACTTTGTTAGCATTATCTTTAAACATTAAGTATGGGTAACCTGATTGTAATTGTGTTTGCGCAATCATATTCAACATTTCTCTTGCGTCTTTTTTCTTCTTAACGATATTTGGGTTTGCAACCATGTCGTCATAGTACTTTTCTAAATCAATATCATCTAATGTTACACCATATTCTTGTTTAACCGTATGTGGTGCAAACATATAGAAATCTTTGCCTTCTTTTGCTAAATCAAAGAATTTAGATGGCACTATAAGACCAGTAGAAATTGTTGATAAACGTAAGTCTTCATCAGCATTTACCTTTTTAGTGTCTAAGAACTCTTCTACATCATAATGGAAGATATTCAAATATACTGCACCTGCACCTGGACGTTGGCCTAGTTGATCAGCATAGCTAAATCCGCCTTCTAATGCTTTGGCAACTGGTAGCACACCTTTGGCTACACCTTTAATACCTTTGATAGCTTCACCACGAGCACGTAATTTAGAAAGATTTATTGCTACACCACCACCAATTTTACTTAATTGCTTGGCAGTAGAATCAATGAAATTGATAGAGTTCAAACTATCATCTACCTCTAGTAAGAAACATGATACTAATTCACCACGACGTGCGCGACCAGCATTCAAGAAAGTTGGTGTTGCAGGTTGATAACGTTGTTCGACCATTGCTAAGATAAATTGTTTCGCTTGCTGCTTATTACCATCCGCTAAATATAGTGCAACGATTGCGACATGTTGATTATAATCCTCTAGATATTGTGATTTATCATTAGTTTTTAGCGCATAATCTTTATAAAACTTACTAGCAGACATATAGCTTGCAAATTCAAAGTTGATAGATTTGGCGAATTCAGTGATTTCAACTAAATCTTCTTCGCTATATTTGTCAAAGACATTAAAATAAAAATTATTATCTACTAGATAGTGTAAACGTTCAATCTCACTGTCAAAATAAATTGTTTTGTCATGGATTTCTTCTAGATAAACCGCTAATGCTTCTTGATCTTTCTCCAAGTTAAAGAAACCATTGTCTTTACGTTTCGTAACTTCATTATTTAGTTCAATATGATTGTACTTTTTCTCGTTCATAATTTTCATTGAAATGCCCCACCTTATTTTTAAATTCAATAACATCTTTATTAGAACCTTGTACTTCAAATTTCATTAATAAAGGTACATGATATTCTTCGGAAATTGTTCTACCCGCTTTCGCAAAGTTTTGTCCCCAGTTACGGTTACCACTTGCTGCAACAGCGCGTAAATTATGATGATTAATTTCTAAAAACGATTGTACTTCTTTAGGCACTTCACCAAATCCAATTGTTCCCGTAACTAAAATATAAGGTTCTTCAAATGGATCTGTACAATTATCCTTAGTAATTTCCATTACATCTGAAATTTCACTTCGTTTAATAAATCTTCTTACATTACCTGAAAAAGAAAAATAAACTACTTTCATTGGAACGCCTTCTTTCGTCAGTCCATAATATTAATTAAAAAGAAGTTCTCTTAATAGATAAGAAAACTTGCTAGACAATAAATGCGACATATTTTAGACATTTAATTGGATGTCAACTAGCTGATGATTAATATACTAAAAGAAGTGACTTTCATTTCTAGCCACTACATGTAGTGTTCAGACTAAAATTTCGAGACTATTTCATCTATATGCTCGTTCGTATTAATAGTATTAAATTAGGAATTTCAACTTAAAATCAGTGTGAAATTGCCTTTAAAATGAATAATTTGTATAACACAAACTTTTTATACAACCACAACATGTTGTGGTTCGTTTCAAAATTTAATACTATATTCTGTGTTTCATTATACAGAATTGCTCTCTCAATTAAAAGTAACTATTTCGTGACAAAAGTTCGGAAAAACGTCTGAATGTGCATCAGACCAAACTTAAATTGGCGCAAATAATTATTTTCGAATATTTGATGTGTTTTAGTTGCATTTTTAGCAGCTAAATAAACCATTGAATTGTCGGCATTCTTGAAGACCAATCATTTAAATTATCAATATATTTTGCGCAATTATTCAAATGTTAATTATAATTTGCTTCAAAAACACGAATATAACATTTGTAAAAAAATAGCATTTAACGTGTTTTTAATATAAACAGAACATTTGTTCGCATTAAAATAATAATACATCTTGGTATTATTTTCAAGTATTTATGCATTAGCATTTGAATTATGCTACTATATATACGGTAATTTTTTATAAATGAGGCGATTAACCTTGAATCCAAAAGTTAAAGGTATTATTGCAATTTTAATTTCAGCTGTCGGTTTTAGTTTTATGTCAGTCTTTTTTAGACTCGCCGGAGATCTACCTGTATTTCAAAAATCCCTAGCTCGAAATTTTGTTGCAATGTTCATACCATTATTCTTCATATTTAAATATAAGCAACCTATGTTTGGGAAATTAAGTAGCCAACCTCTTTTAATTTCCCGATCTACACTAGGCCTTATAGGTGTCCTATTAAATATATACGCTATAGATCATATGGTGTTAAGCGATGCGGATACACTGATGAAACTCAACCCTTTTTGGACGATTTTACTCAGTTTAATTTTTCTTAATGAGAAAGTTCGAAAATATCAAATCATTGCTATGATTGTAGCAATCTTAGGTATGTTATTTATCGTTAAACCAGAGTTTTCTTCAACAATGATTACTTCTTTAGCTGGATTATTTTCTGGTATTTTTGCTGCCTCTGCATACACATGTGTTCGTGCATTAAGTACCAGAGAAGCACCATATACTATTGTTTTTTATTTTTCATTATTTTCAGTTGTCGTTTTAATACCGTTTTCAATCGCAACTTATGAGCCAATGACGACAATACAAATGGTTTATCTTTTAGGGGCAGGTCTTTCTGCTGCAGTTGGCCAAATTGGTATAACACTAGCCTATAGTTTTGCACCTGCAAAAGATATTTCTATCTTTACGTATGCTTCAATCATTTTCACGGCTATATTCGGATTTATTTTATTCGGTGAAACACCTGATTTCTATGCCCTTATCGGTTATGTCATTATTATTGGTGCAAGCTATTATATGTTCGAAAAGGCACGACGACAAACCGATATAACTAAACAACAATCT contains the following coding sequences:
- a CDS encoding ferrated catecholamine ABC transporter substrate-binding lipoprotein SstD, with the protein product MKKIILFLILSLALVLTACGKSSDSNNDTSKKIDNKDIVQIENNYKTRGEKKDKSDAKKIKETVDVPKNPKRAIVFDYGAVDVLKVFGVQDRIIGLPKGEKNAALPEFLSEFKDDKYINTGNLIQINFDKIAKAKPEVIYISGRTATVKNIDELKKAAPDAKIVYVGASEKNYINDMKSVTTKLGKIYGKEDKAKSLIEELDKKIADTKAKVEKLDKKTMYLLVNEGELSTFGPGGRFGDLIYDTLGFKPTDEHVKASPHGQNINNEYITSKNPDIILAMDRGQVVSGKSSAKQTLSNDVIKDVNAVKNGNVYELDPKLWYFSAGSTSTTIKQIDELNQILKKLK
- a CDS encoding ferrated catecholamine ABC transporter substrate-binding lipoprotein SstD, whose amino-acid sequence is MKKTVLFLVLSLVLVLSACSNGSSSNDSGSKSDSKDSKETVKIKNNFEASGKERDGSDAKKVSNTVEVPKNPKNAVVLDYGALDVLKELGVADKVKGLPKGENNESLPDFLKEFKDDKYVNTGNLKEVNFDKVAAAKPEVIFISGRTANQKNLDEFKKAAPDAKIVYVGADEKNLVKDMKKNTENLGKIYDKEDKAKDINEDLDEKISEMKDETKKFNKTVMYLLVNEGELSTFGPKGRFGGLVFDILGFKPADENVSNSPHGQNVNNEYISKHNPDVILAMDRGEVVGGESTAKKVLSNNVIKDVKAVKNDKVYQLDPKLWYFASGSTTTTMKQIDELEEVVDK
- a CDS encoding ABC transporter ATP-binding protein, with the translated sequence MIEIKNLDKAIQNKPILKNINVDIQKGRLTSLIGPNGAGKSTLLSAVSRLFEYEKGTIKIEGKAVVDYKNDDLAKKLSILKQTNHTEMNITVEQLVNFGRFPYSKGRMKKEDYEQVEYALDLLQLQSIRHRNIKTLSGGQRQRAYIAMTIAQDTDYILLDEPLNNLDMKHSVQIMQTLRRLCKDLNKTIVIVLHDINFASCYSDDIIALKNGEIVKADTKDNVIQAEILKQLYEMDVHIEEIRGQRICLYYDEDTFDSLL
- a CDS encoding iron chelate uptake ABC transporter family permease subunit; its protein translation is MQISSNKKIIILIIATICMAAFYLLVGLDFEIFQYQFQSRLRKLILILIVGGAIGASVVIFQAITTNRLLTPSIMGLDSVYLFVKVLPVFLVGTQAAVITNVYLNFFVTLIAMVLFSLLLFEGMFKLGHFSVYFILLVGVILGTFFRSITSFIQLIMDPESFLAVQSAMFASFEASNSRLVLVSTCLLLVLIIITVIMRPYLDVLLLGRAQAINLGVSYESMTRLLLILVALLVSISTALVGPVTFLGLLTVNLAHELMKTYEHKYILPATILISWISLFMAQWVVENLFEATTEFSLIIDLIGGSYFIYLLVKRRSAN
- a CDS encoding ABC transporter permease, with the translated sequence MKFLFKGYVLLILLVCLTIVSLFVGVSQLSLSDIFHLSEEQQNILFSSRIPRTVSILLSGSSLALAGLIMQQMMQNKFVSPTTAGTMEWAKLGILISLIFFPKGHILIKLLFSVGLSLAGTYLFVKLINLIRVKEVIFVPLLGIMIGGIVSSFTTFIALRTNALQSIGNWMNGNFAIITSGRYEVLYLVVPLLIIAFIFANHFTIAGMGKDFSHNLGVSYEKIINIALFITAALTALVVVTVGTLPFLGLIVPNIISMYRGDHLKNALPHTLMLGSIFVLFADIIGRLIVYPYEINIGLTIGVFGTVIFLILLMKGRKHYAN
- the nrdF gene encoding class 1b ribonucleoside-diphosphate reductase subunit beta, coding for MKAVNWNTQEDMTNMFWRQNISQMWVETEFKVSKDIASWKTLTEDEKNTFKRALAGLTGLDTHQADDGMPLIMLHTTDLRKKAVYSFMAMMEQIHAKSYSHIFTTLLPSSETNYLLDTWVIEEPHLKYKSDKIIENYHKLWGKEASIYDQYIARVSSVFLETFLFYSGFYYPLYLAGQGKMTTSGEIIRKILLDESIHGVFTGLDAQSLRNELSENEKQKADKEMYKLLEDLYANEVSYTHMLYDDIGLSEDVLNYVQYNGNKALSNLGFEPYFEEKEFNPIIENALDTTTKNHDFFSVKGDGYTLALNVEALQDEDFIFDN
- the nrdE gene encoding class 1b ribonucleoside-diphosphate reductase subunit alpha, with amino-acid sequence MKIMNEKKYNHIELNNEVTKRKDNGFFNLEKDQEALAVYLEEIHDKTIYFDSEIERLHYLVDNNFYFNVFDKYSEEDLVEITEFAKSINFEFASYMSASKFYKDYALKTNDKSQYLEDYNQHVAIVALYLADGNKQQAKQFILAMVEQRYQPATPTFLNAGRARRGELVSCFLLEVDDSLNSINFIDSTAKQLSKIGGGVAINLSKLRARGEAIKGIKGVAKGVLPVAKALEGGFSYADQLGQRPGAGAVYLNIFHYDVEEFLDTKKVNADEDLRLSTISTGLIVPSKFFDLAKEGKDFYMFAPHTVKQEYGVTLDDIDLEKYYDDMVANPNIVKKKKDAREMLNMIAQTQLQSGYPYLMFKDNANKVHANSNIGQIKMSNLCTEIFQLQETSVINDYGIEDEIKRDISCNLGSLNIVNVMETGKIKDSVHTGMDALTVVSDEANIQNAPGVRKANSELHSVGLGVMNLHGYLAKNKIGYESEEAKDFANTFFMMMNYYSIERSMEIAKERGEVYQDFEQSDYASGKYFEFYTSQEFEPKFEKVKRLFDHIDIPTAKDWKALQEQVQQHGLYHAYRLAIAPTQSISYVQNATSSVMPIVDQIERRTYGNAETFYPMPFLSPETMWYYKSAFNTDQMKLIDLIATIQTHVDQGISTILYVNSEISTRELSRLYVYAHHKGLKSLYYTRNKLLSVEECTSCAI
- the nrdI gene encoding class Ib ribonucleoside-diphosphate reductase assembly flavoprotein NrdI is translated as MKVVYFSFSGNVRRFIKRSEISDVMEITKDNCTDPFEEPYILVTGTIGFGEVPKEVQSFLEINHHNLRAVAASGNRNWGQNFAKAGRTISEEYHVPLLMKFEVQGSNKDVIEFKNKVGHFNENYEREKVQSY
- a CDS encoding DMT family transporter — protein: MNPKVKGIIAILISAVGFSFMSVFFRLAGDLPVFQKSLARNFVAMFIPLFFIFKYKQPMFGKLSSQPLLISRSTLGLIGVLLNIYAIDHMVLSDADTLMKLNPFWTILLSLIFLNEKVRKYQIIAMIVAILGMLFIVKPEFSSTMITSLAGLFSGIFAASAYTCVRALSTREAPYTIVFYFSLFSVVVLIPFSIATYEPMTTIQMVYLLGAGLSAAVGQIGITLAYSFAPAKDISIFTYASIIFTAIFGFILFGETPDFYALIGYVIIIGASYYMFEKARRQTDITKQQSNTKE